A stretch of the Corylus avellana chromosome ca6, CavTom2PMs-1.0 genome encodes the following:
- the LOC132185931 gene encoding probable disease resistance protein At4g33300, with translation MAVTDLFAGEIATELMKMLLTISRKSCLCRSSAEQLISSIGELLPIIEEIKYSGVELPAHRQFQLDRFSEALRDGLELSHKVLASPRWNVYKNLQLARKMERLDKTVSRFLAGLVPVHVLADVHNMRFESAERFDRLERKLGAMAIGGGGWVEEAVKRVEEEERWRESSLVSFGVALDLGKKKVKETVVERDDLGVVGICGIGGSGKTTLARELCRDDQVRSYFNNRILFLTVSQSPNVEQLRAKIWGYIMGNEYLGANYLIPQYNLQYQGKIGARTLVVLDDVWSLSVLERLIFPGCKILVVSRFKFPSVIKATYEVELLTEDESLSLFCHSAFGQKSIPPPANENLVKQVVSECKGLPLALKVIGASLRDQSEMFWASAKNRLSRGEPVSEPHENQLLERMAISVGFLSNRVRECFLDLGSFPEDRKIPLDILISIWVQMHDIDEEEAFAILVELSEKNLLTLVKDERAGDMYSSCLFSVTQHDVLRDLALHSSNQGHINERRRLLMPRREAELPKEWERNSDQPFNCQIVSIHTGEMREKDWFHMDFPKAEVLILNFSSKEYFLPPFIENMPKLRALIVINHSTANAALQNFSVFTNLANLRSLWLEKVTIPQFSENSVPLKNLRKMSIVLCKFNSCLGQSDIELPELFPCLSELTIDHCDDLVELPSSICGMHSLKTLSVTNCHGLSELPADLGKLENLLILRLYACPNLKTLPRGIYKLDRLKYLDISQCVNVACLPEGIGKLESLEKIDMSECSQIMNLPKSAASLQSLRHVVCDEDVSWLWRDVEKAIPDLHIQVVEKSFNLDWLNE, from the exons ATGGCCGTGACGGACCTCTTCGCTGGAGAGATCGCCACGGAGCTTATGAAGATGCTGTTAACGATATCACGCAAGTCCTGCCTCTGCAGGTCGAGCGCCGAGCAGCTCATTTCCTCAATCGGGGAGCTCCTCCCCATCATCGAAGAGATCAAGTACTCCGGCGTCGAGCTACCGGCGCATCGTCAGTTCCAGCTCGACCGCTTCTCCGAGGCCCTCCGGGACGGCCTTGAGCTCAGCCACAAGGTCCTCGCCTCGCCCCGCTGGAACGTATACAAGAACCTGCAGCTGGCGAGGAAGATGGAGCGGCTTGACAAGACCGTTTCGAGGTTCTTGGCGGGTCTGGTCCCTGTTCATGTGCTGGCCGACGTTCACAACATGCGGTTCGAATCCGCCGAGCGGTTCGACCGGCTCGAGCGAAAGCTTGGGGCTATGGCTATCGGAGGAGGAGGATGGGTGGAGGAGGCGGTGAAGagggtggaggaggaggagaggtGGAGAGAGAGTAGTTTGGTGAGCTTCGGGGTGGCGTTGGACTTGGggaagaagaaggtgaaggaAACTGTGGTTGAGAGAGATGACTTGGGGGTCGTTGGGATTTGTGGGATTGGTGGTTCTGGGAAGACCACCTTGGCTAGAGAGCTTTGCAGAGATGATCAAGTTCGAA GTTACTTCAATAATAGGATTTTGTTCCTGACGGTGTCTCAGTCTCCGAATGTGGAGCAGTTGAGAGCCAAGATTTGGGGATACATAATGGGAAACGAATATTTGGGTGCCAATTATCTGATTCCACAGTATAACCTGCAATATCAAGGGAAAATTGGAGCACGAACCCTGGTGGTATTAGATGATGTGTGGTCGCTCTCAGTGCTTGAAAGGCTTATATTTCCGGGCTGCAAAATCCTCGTGGTTTCAAGATTCAAATTCCCTTCAGTTATCAAGGCTACTTATGAAGTAGAATTGTTGACGGAGGACGAATCACTGTCTCTGTTCTGCCACTCTGCTTTTGGACAGAAGTCCATTCCTCCTCCTGCTAATGAGAATCTAGTCAAGCAG gTTGTGAGTGAGTGCAAAGGGCTTCCTTTAGCCCTTAAAGTGATTGGAGCTTCACTGCGGGATCAATCTGAAATGTTTTGGGCAAGTGCAAAGAACAGATTGTCTCGGGGTGAGCCCGTTTCAGAGCCCCATGAAAACCAATTGCTTGAACGGATGGCAATAAGTGTCGGGTTTTTGTCCAACAGGGTCAGAGAATGCTTCTTGGATTTGGGTTCCTTCCCCGAAGACAGGAAGATTCCTCTTGATATCCTTATCAGCATCTGGGTACAGATGCATGATATTGATGAGGAAGAAGCATTTGCCATTCTGGTTGAACTTTCAGAGAAGAATCTCCTCACCCTGGTGAAGGATGAGAG AGCTGGAGACATGTATAGCAGTTGCTTGTTCTCTGTTACTCAACACGATGTGTTGAGAGACCTTGCTCTTCATTCGAGCAACCAGGGACACATAAATGAGCGCAGGCGGCTGCTTATGCCAAGAAGAGAGGCAGAACTTCCAAAAGAGTGGGAGAGGAATTCTGATCAGCCATTTAATTGCCAGATTGTTTCAATTCATACAG GTGAAATGAGAGAAAAGGACTGGTTCCACATGGATTTCCCCAAGGCAGAAGTGCTCATCCTGAATTTCTCCTCAAAGGAGTACTTTTTACCTCCCTTCATTGAGAACATGCCGAAGCTGAGGGCATTAATAGTTATCAATCACAGTACAGCCAATGCAGCCCTTCAGAACTTTTCAGTTTTTACTAATTTGGCCAACTTGAGGAGCCTCTGGCTTGAAAAGGTTACCATTCCTCAATTTTCTGAAAATTCCGTCCCCCTAAAAAATTTGCGGAAAATGTCCATTGTCCTATGCAAGTTTAACAGCTGCCTTGGTCAGTCAGATATCGAATTGCCCGAGCTCTTCCCTTGCCTCTCAGAGCTCACAATTGATCACTGTGATGATTTGGTTGAGCTTCCTTCTAGCATTTGTGGGATGCACTCACTCAAGACTTTGAGTGTCACCAATTGCCATGGTCTATCAGAGTTGCCTGCTGACTTGGGTAAACTGGAAAACCTACTGATCCTGAGGTTATATGCTTGCCCGAATTTAAAGACGCTTCCTCGTGGCATATACAAGTTAGATCGGTTGAAGTACCTCGACATTTCTCAATGTGTTAATGTGGCATGTCTTCCTGAAGGGATTGGCAAATTAGAAAGTCTGGAGAAGATTGATATGAGTGAGTGTTCGCAAATTATGAATCTTCCAAAGTCTGCTGCTTCATTGCAATCGCTGCGTCATGTGGTTTGCGACGAAGACGTTTCTTGGCTGTGGAGAGATGTGGAGAAGGCTATTCCAGATCTTCATATTCAGGTTGTTGAGAAATCTTTTAATTTGGACTGGCTAAATGAGTGA
- the LOC132184069 gene encoding nucleobase-ascorbate transporter 3, producing MVETANNQQPQPGPPPMRPPALPMGAAKGPTWAPAEQLHHLQFCIHSNPNWPETCLLGFQHYVVMLGTTVLIANTLVPPMGGSDGDKARVVQTLLFMSGLNTLLQTLIGTRLPTVMGASFAFVLPVLAIIDDLSGEVFTSEHQRFLHTMRTIQGSLIVSSFINIFLGYSKVWGNLTRFLSPIIIVPFVCVVGLGLFMRGFPVLANCVEIGLPMLILVVFVQQQLKHIHHRLASITFERFGLLLCIGIVWAFAAMLTAAGAYNHVKRQTKLSCRTDRTFPISAAPWIKIPYPFQWGTPIFRASHVFGMIGAAFVTSAESTGTFYAAARLSGATPPPAHVLSRSIGLQGIGMLIEGIFGSVVGTTASVENVGLLGVTHIGSRRAVQISTAFMLFFSIFGKFGAFFASIPLSIFAAMYCVLFGMVAAVGISHIQFANSNSLRNLYVLGLTLFLAISIPQYFVTNTDMNNGHGPISTDGGWFNNIFNTIFSSPPTVAIIVGTLLDHTLDAKRTVNDRGFQWWVPFQNRDGDARNGEFYSLPMRLNEFMPTRFL from the exons CGGAAACATGTTTGCTGGGTTTCCAGCACTATGTGGTGATGCTTGGAACTACGGTTTTGATTGCCAATACGCTAGTGCCTCCAATGGGGGGGAGTGAT GGTGATAAAGCCCGTGTTGTTCAAACATTGCTCTTTATGTCGGGACTGAACACGCTGCTTCAAACACTCATTGGGACTAGGCTTCCTACAGTGATGGGTGCATCATTTGCTTTCGTCCTACCGGTGTTGGCAATTATCGATGATTTATCTGGTGAGGTCTTCACGAGTGAGCATCAG AGGTTTCTGCACACTATGCGAACAATTCAAGGATCCCTAATTGTTTCTTCTTTTATCAACATCTTTCTCGGATATAGTAAGGTGTGGGGGAACCTAACAAG ATTTCTTAGTCCCATTATTATCGTACCATTTGTTTGTGTAGTGGGTCTTGGTCTGTTCATGAGGGGCTTCCCAGTG CTTGCTAATTGTGTGGAGATTGGCCTGCCCATGCTTATTCTAGTGGTTTTCGTCCAGCAG CAATTGAAGCACATCCATCATCGTCTGGCCTCTATCACATTTGAGAGGTTTGGTTTGCTTCTTTGCATTGGTATTGTCTGGGCTTTTGCTGCTATGCTCACTGCAGCTGGTGCTTACAACCATGTAAAACGGCAGACTAAACTGAGTTGTCGCACAGATCGTACCTTTCCCATATCAGCTGCTCCATG GATTAAAATCCCTTACCCATTTCAGTGGGGCACTCCCATATTCAGAGCGAGCCATGTCTTTGGGATGATTGGGGCAGCCTTTGTTACATCTGCAGAG TCAACTGGAACATTTTATGCAGCGGCACGTCTATCAGGAGCTACACCCCCTCCAGCACATGTTCTCAGTCGAAGTATTGGCCTGCAG GGTATTGGCATGCTTATTGAAGGGATCTTTGGTTCTGTTGTTGGTACTACTGCATCTGT TGAAAATGTTGGGCTCCTTGGAGTGACTCACATAGGGAGCAGAAGAGCAGTGCAGATTTCAACTGCTTTCATGCTCTTCTTTTCCATATTTG GGAAGTTTGGTGCATTCTTTGCATCTATTCCTTTATCGATATTTGCTGCCATGTACTGTGTTTTGTTTGGCATGGTTG CTGCTGTTGGGATCTCACACATACAGTTTGCAAACAGTAATTCCTTGAGAAACCTCTACGTTTTGGGCCTGACCCTGTTCCTTGCGATATCAATACCTCAATATTTTGTCACGAACACCGATATGAATAATGGTCATGGACCAATTAGTACAGACGGTGGATGG TTCAACAACATCTTTAACACAATATTCTCGTCGCCGCCAACCGTGGCAATAATCGTTGGGACACTGCTTGATCACACACTTGATGCAAAGCGCACAGTTAATGACAGGGGATTTCAATGGTGGGTTCCTTTCCAAAATAGGGATGGAGATGCTAGAAATGGCGAGTTCTACAGTCTTCCCATGAGGCTAAATGAATTTATGCCTACAAGGTTTCTCTGA
- the LOC132185932 gene encoding mitogen-activated protein kinase kinase kinase 5-like gives MNYFHKPSSSSAPSSSSSSPSDVNAGNSVKDRGIIQSFTQRRLTRQRKLRHVREQDIGLQGSPDSSRKSPSLGESEHWSISAVPQPLPLPELPSSRRPESTALNSGQAHLGSPQELGRKSIDNVATISVKPTSDHHSRFSQDVHKEFTRYNLRLNIPARTSLPCDFSSPVSPQRPKKTREFLPSSVTTSSAKSPDNFFRGFSQDVNAERGNYNLRLKAPARSAPTSVFSSPAASPRRLNSGDLFPSSAAFQEFQDSLVGFASKVSPAKTMHSPDLSPKCSPTVSSPLLTPKSPKRTAFQSHQSFMEWPEISAYPLPLPPGVTLPSQSSTQSQSTTTHHPGVTLPSQSSMQSQSTTTHHPGVTLPSQSSMQSQSTTTHHVTEQQRASSFKGQWQKGKRIGRGTFGTVYLATNLETGAYCAMKEVDLIPDDPKSAECVKQLEQEIKVLHQLNHPNIVQYYGSEIVDDHFYIYLEYIHPGSIDKYVHEHFGAITESIVRNFTRHILSGLAYLHSKKTIHRDIKGANLLVDASGVVKLTDFGLAKHLAGQSYNLSLKGSPYWMAPEVMQAAMQNDPNPDLALAVDIWSLGCTIIEMLNGKPPWSDFTGPQAMFKVLNRSPPIPETLSPEGKDFLRCCFRRNPAERPTASKLLDHPFVRNSHDQNVSLCVQTFSAVNLTDKRHTAGDGTKHKDPMSVSAGTRSTNGNLPCSCGYFQHYNSKISSSTEAFHHPHCSMLQVRPSQSITQLIHGSHSCSPSNISSNVPLGRTHGREVSNH, from the exons ATGAATTACTTCCACAAACCCTCTTCCTCTTCtgctccttcttcttcttcttcttcgcctTCCGATGTCAATGCCGGTAATTCCGTTAAGGATCGGGGGATAATACAGTCCTTTACACAGAGGCGCCTCACGCGGCAGAGGAAGCTCCGTCACGTCAGGGAGCAAGACATCGGCTTGCAGGGTTCTCCCGATTCGAGTCGGAAGTCGCCGTCGCTGGGGGAGTCGGAACACTGGTCGATCTCCGCGGTGCCGCAACCGTTGCCGCTTCCCGAATTGCCTTCCAGTCGGAGACCCGAGTCAACGGCGTTGAATTCCGGGCAGGCTCATCTCGGGTCGCCTCAAGAACTGGGAAG GAAGAGCATAGATAATGTTGCCACGATTTCAGTGAAACCTACAAGCGACCATCATAGCAGATTCTCCCAGGATGTACATAAGGAATTTACTCGTTACAACTTGAGGCTGAATATTCCTGCCAGGACCAGTCTGCCATGTGATTTTTCAAGTCCTGTTAGCCCACAAAGACCAAAAAAGACTCGGGAATTTTTGCCTTCTTCTGTTACCACAAGTTCAGCCAAGTCCCCAGACAATTTTTTTAGGGGATTCTCTCAAGATGTAAATGCTGAACGTGGTAATTACAACTTGAGGCTTAAAGCTCCTGCCAGGAGTGCTCCGACCAGTGTTTTTTCAAGTCCTGCTGCGAGCCCACGAAGATTGAACTCTGGAGATCTCTTTCCTTCTTCTGCGGCTTTTCAAGAATTTCAGGATAGCCTTGTTGGTTTTGCTTCAAAAGTGTCACCAGCAAAAACCATGCATAGTCCTGACCTGTCTCCTAAATGCAGCCCAACAGTCTCAAGTCCCCTGCTCACCCCCAAAAGTCCAAAAAGAACTGCATTTCAGTCACATCAGAGTTTCATGGAGTGGCCAGAGATCAGTGCCTACCCTTTGCCCCTTCCCCCAGGAGTAACATTACCATCACAATCATCTACGCAATCACAATCAACTACCACACATCACCCAGGAGTAACATTACCATCACAATCATCTATGCAATCACAATCAACTACCACACATCACCCAGGAGTAACATTACCATCACAATCATCTATGCAATCACAATCAACTACCACACATCATGTTACAGAACAACAACGTGCTTCATCTTTTAAAGGTCAATGGCAAAAAGGAAAACGCATTGGGCGTGGTACATTTGGAACTGTATACCTTGCCACTAACCT AGAGACTGGAGCTTATTGTGCAATGAAGGAAGTTGATCTCATTCCTGATGATCCTAAATCTGCTGAATGTGTAAAGCAGTTGGAGCAG GAAATAAAAGTTCTCCACCAACTGAACCACCCCAACATTGTGCAGTATTATGGCAGTGAGATA GTTGATGACCACTTTTACATATATTTGGAGTATATTCATCCGGGATCAATTGATAAATATGTACATGAACATTTTGGAGCTATTACTGAGTCTATAGTTCGCAATTTCACTCGCCATATCCTTTCTGGGTTGGCTTACTTGCATAGCAAAAAGACTATCCACAG GGATATCAAAGGTGCAAATTTGCTTGTTGATGCATCTGGTGTTGTTAAACTTACAGATTTTGGGCTGGCTAAACAT CTTGCAGGACAATCTTATAATCTTTCCTTGAAGGGCAGTCCATACTGGATGGCTCCAGAG GTCATGCAAGCTGCGATGCAAAATGATCCCAATCCTGATCTTGCTTTGGCCGTTGATATTTGGAGTTTGGGCTGCACCATCATTGAAATGCTGAATGGAAAACCTCCTTGGAGTGATTTTACGGGG CCACAAGCTATGTTCAAAGTTTTGAATAGATCCCCACCCATACCAGAAACATTATCCCCAGAGGGAAAGGATTTCCTCCGTTGTTGCTTTAGGAGAAATCCTGCAGAACGGCCAACAGCTAGCAAGTTGCTTGACCATCCCTTTGTACGAAATTCACATGATCAAAATGTTTCACTCTGTGTGCAGACATTTTCTGCAGTGAATCTTACA GATAAGCGACATACGGCAGGAGATGGAACAAAGCATAAAGATCCGATGTCAGTCTCTGCCGGCACACGGAGTACGAACGGAAATCTGCCTTGTAGTTG TGGATACTTTCAACATTATAATTCTAAAATTTCTAGCTCCACTGAGGCTTTCCATCATCCTCACTGCTCTATGCTTCAAGTCAGGCCTTCTCAATCTATCACACAGTTGATTCATGGTTCACATAGTTGCAGTCCTTCAAATATTTCAAGCAATGTGCCTCTCGGAAGGACTCATGGAAGGGAAGTCTCAAATCACTGA
- the LOC132185933 gene encoding putative F-box protein At5g55150, with protein MARWLELPKAIWELICEKLDTVACHSFSGTCSSFQSLAMENQCRRLSSPLLMLPGKENSTSREFYSVSDGRTCEINLPELDGKWCLGSSYGWLFIVDSSSGEISLLNPITKAQILLPPLSAFSDPPGLRGERNIKYIERATISENPSTSNDFVVIAIFTELRVFGFCKPGDQSWTSLTRQGDHCEDVICHKKKFYAITNWGALKRWEHCHVDAPVETVIPAPKDEECLRRYLVETPGGALLKVCRHKEWEEDDEDGDEGHSHTLTFKVCILDENGKRWIRVKNMEVALFVGYNRAICASAIDDDCPGIQANSIYFTDDYFEGYYESPYGCFDNGIFSLEDESIKRICKNPPPVWSSPCIWISPSPR; from the coding sequence atgGCGAGGTGGTTGGAGCTTCCCAAGGCAATATGGGAGTTAATCTGTGAAAAGCTTGACACGGTGGCCTGCCACAGTTTTAGTGGCACATGCTCATCGTTCCAATCGCTTGCAATGGAAAATCAATGTCGTCGCCTTTCCAGCCCGCTGCTAATGCTTCCGGGGAAGGAAAACTCGACATCCAGAGAATTCTACAGCGTTTCCGACGGCAGAACATGTGAAATCAACCTCCCAGAACTTGATGGTAAGTGGTGCCTTGGCTCATCTTACGGCTGGTTGTTCATAGTAGATTCAAGCTCCGGCGAGATCAGTCTATTGAATCCTATAACAAAGGCTCAAATTCTGCTCCCGCCACTCTCTGCTTTCAGTGATCCCCCCGGGCTACGCGGAGAAAGGAATATTAAGTACATAGAGAGGGCCACCATATCGGAAAATCCGAGCACAAGCAATGATTTCGTTGTGATAGCTATATTTACAGAGCTGAGAGTTTTTGGCTTCTGCAAACCCGGCGACCAAAGTTGGACTAGTTTGACAAGGCAGGGTGATCACTGCGAAGATGTTATCTGCCATAAGAAAAAGTTTTATGCTATAACCAATTGGGGCGCGCTTAAAAGATGGGAACATTGCCATGTCGACGCTCCTGTTGAGACGGTAATTCCGGCGCCAAAAGATGAAGAGTGTCTCCGCCGGTACCTGGTGGAGACGCCCGGCGGAGCGCTTTTGAAGGTTTGTAGGCATAAGGAATGGGAAGAAGACGATGAAGATGGGGATGAAGGCCATAGCCATACCTTGACCTTCAAGGTTTGTATATTGGATGAGAATGGGAAAAGGTGGATTCGGGTGAAAAACATGGAGGTGGCTTTGTTTGTTGGGTATAATCGGGCAATATGTGCGTCGGCCATTGATGATGACTGTCCGGGGATCCAAGCAAATAGCATTTACTTCACGGATGATTACTTTGAAGGGTATTATGAGAGCCCATATGGGTGCTTTGACAATGGCATTTTTAGTTTGGAAGATGAGAGTATCAAACGGATCTGCAAGAACCCTCCTCCTGTTTGGTCATCTCCATGCATTTGGATTAGTCCTTCTCCACGATGA